The Georgenia sp. TF02-10 genome window below encodes:
- the dnaE gene encoding DNA polymerase III subunit alpha has translation MPPGGPEDFVHLHVHTEYSMLDGAAKLDPLFAEVNRIGQRAIAMTDHGYMFGAYDFWSRARAAGVKPIIGVEAYLTPGTARADKTRVRWGEDSQAEDDVSARGSYTHMTLLARSTAGMHNLFRMASLASLDGQMGKAPRMDRELLTTYGEGLIATTGCPSGEVQTRLRLGQYDEAVRAAGELQEIFGRENYYVELMNHGLDLETRVTGDLLRLARHLGAPLLATNDSHYVKAEDATTHDALLCINSGSTLADPDRFAFTGDTYYVRTAAEMRDLFRDLPEACDNTLLVAEQCDVDFRTTDQGANYMPRFDVPPGEDEHSWFVKEVERGLHYRFPGGVPDHVRKQAEYEVGVITQMGFPGYFLVVADFINWAKSRGIRVGPGRGSGAGSMVAYAMRITDLNPLAHGLIFERFLNPDRVSMPDFDVDFDERRRGEVIDYVTRKYGDDRVAQVVTYGTIKAKQALKDSSRVLGYPFAMGERLSKAMPPAVGGKDITLAGIFDPADKRYAEAEEFRQLHAGDPEAQKVVTTARGLEGIKRQWGVHACAVIMSSDPLVDIIPIMRRPQDGAIITQFDYPTCERLGLLKMDFLGLRNLTVIDDALKNLVVNGKEPVDLERLTLDDPRAYELLGRGDTLGVFQLDGAGMRTLLRLMRPDNFEDISAVQALYRPGPMGANSHTNYALRKNGQQRIEPIHPELEEPLKEILGTTYGLIVYQEQVMAIAQKVAGFTLGQADLLRRAMGKKKKAELDKQYAAFEAGMRERGYSAAAVKTLWDILVPFSDYAFNKAHSAAYGVVSYWTAYLKANYPTEYMAALLTSTQDNKDRLGLYLGECRHMGITVLPPDVNTSAADFTPVGQDIRFGLAAIRNVGAHVVRAIIETREQKGEFTSFTDFLDKVPAVVCNKRTVESLIKAGAFDSLGHTRRALLARHEEAIDAVVDVKRNEAVGQFDLFAGLGSADGAPSFTVEVPALPEWDKKQKLTFERQMLGLYVSDHPLAGLEHVLQRAADTQIAALLGDEARPDGASVHVAGLVTSLQRKMTKNGNPWAIATVEDLTGSIEVLFFPQTFATVSTALVEDTIITVRGRLNRRDDVPAIAAQEMTLPDVSDAAGGPVSLTMHETRCTGPVVEQLRSVLSNHPGTSEVRLRLTRGNKAQVVQLADRYRVEPSSALFGDLKALLGPSCLVH, from the coding sequence ATGCCACCTGGAGGACCCGAAGACTTCGTCCACCTCCACGTCCACACCGAGTACTCGATGCTCGACGGCGCCGCCAAGCTCGACCCGCTCTTCGCCGAGGTGAACCGGATCGGCCAGCGGGCGATCGCGATGACCGACCACGGCTACATGTTCGGCGCCTACGACTTCTGGTCCAGGGCGCGGGCGGCCGGGGTCAAGCCGATCATCGGCGTCGAGGCGTACCTCACCCCGGGCACGGCCCGGGCGGACAAGACCCGGGTGCGGTGGGGCGAGGACTCCCAGGCCGAGGACGACGTCTCGGCCCGCGGCTCCTACACCCACATGACGCTGCTCGCGCGCAGCACCGCCGGCATGCACAACCTCTTCCGGATGGCCTCCCTCGCCTCCCTGGACGGGCAGATGGGCAAGGCCCCCCGGATGGACCGCGAGCTGCTCACCACCTACGGCGAGGGGCTGATCGCCACCACCGGGTGCCCCTCCGGGGAGGTCCAGACCCGGCTGCGGCTGGGCCAGTACGACGAGGCCGTCCGCGCCGCCGGGGAGCTGCAGGAGATCTTCGGCCGGGAGAACTACTACGTCGAGCTGATGAACCACGGCCTGGACCTGGAGACCCGGGTGACCGGGGACCTGCTGCGCCTGGCCCGCCACCTCGGCGCCCCGCTGCTGGCCACCAACGACTCCCACTACGTCAAGGCCGAGGACGCCACCACCCACGACGCGCTGCTGTGCATCAACTCCGGCTCCACCCTGGCCGACCCGGACCGGTTCGCCTTCACCGGGGACACCTACTACGTGCGCACCGCCGCCGAGATGCGCGACCTGTTCCGGGACCTGCCCGAGGCCTGCGACAACACCCTGCTCGTCGCCGAGCAGTGCGACGTGGACTTCCGCACCACCGACCAGGGCGCCAACTACATGCCCCGCTTCGACGTCCCGCCCGGGGAGGACGAGCACTCCTGGTTCGTCAAGGAGGTCGAGCGCGGCCTGCACTACCGCTTCCCCGGCGGCGTGCCGGACCACGTGCGCAAGCAGGCCGAGTACGAGGTCGGCGTCATCACCCAGATGGGCTTCCCCGGCTACTTCCTCGTCGTCGCCGACTTCATCAACTGGGCCAAGTCCCGCGGCATCCGGGTGGGCCCGGGCCGCGGCTCCGGCGCCGGGTCGATGGTGGCCTACGCGATGCGCATCACCGACCTCAACCCGCTGGCCCACGGGCTGATCTTCGAGCGGTTCCTCAACCCGGACCGGGTCTCCATGCCGGACTTCGACGTCGACTTCGACGAGCGCCGGCGCGGGGAGGTCATCGACTACGTCACCCGCAAGTACGGCGACGACCGGGTCGCCCAGGTGGTCACCTACGGCACCATCAAGGCCAAGCAGGCCCTGAAGGACTCCTCCCGGGTGCTCGGCTACCCCTTCGCCATGGGCGAGCGGCTGAGCAAGGCCATGCCGCCCGCCGTCGGCGGCAAGGACATCACCCTGGCCGGCATCTTCGACCCCGCCGACAAGCGCTACGCCGAGGCGGAGGAGTTCCGCCAGCTCCACGCCGGCGACCCCGAGGCGCAGAAGGTCGTCACCACCGCCCGCGGGCTGGAGGGCATCAAGCGGCAGTGGGGCGTGCACGCGTGCGCGGTCATCATGTCCTCCGACCCGCTGGTCGACATCATCCCGATCATGCGGCGCCCGCAGGACGGGGCGATCATCACCCAGTTCGACTACCCGACCTGCGAGCGGCTCGGGCTGCTGAAGATGGACTTCCTCGGCCTGCGCAACCTCACCGTCATCGACGACGCGCTGAAGAACCTGGTCGTCAACGGCAAGGAGCCGGTGGACCTGGAGCGGCTCACCCTGGACGACCCCAGGGCGTACGAGCTGCTCGGCCGCGGGGACACCCTGGGGGTCTTCCAGCTCGACGGCGCCGGCATGCGCACGCTGCTGCGGCTCATGCGGCCGGACAACTTCGAGGACATCTCCGCCGTCCAGGCGCTGTACCGGCCCGGCCCGATGGGGGCGAACTCCCACACCAACTACGCGCTGCGGAAGAACGGCCAGCAGCGGATCGAGCCGATCCACCCCGAGCTCGAGGAGCCGCTCAAGGAGATCCTCGGCACCACCTACGGCCTGATCGTCTACCAGGAGCAGGTCATGGCGATCGCGCAGAAGGTCGCCGGGTTCACGCTCGGCCAGGCCGACCTGCTGCGCCGGGCGATGGGCAAGAAGAAGAAGGCGGAGCTGGACAAGCAGTACGCCGCCTTCGAGGCCGGGATGCGCGAGCGGGGCTACTCCGCGGCGGCCGTGAAGACCCTGTGGGACATCCTGGTCCCGTTCTCCGACTACGCCTTCAACAAGGCGCACTCGGCGGCGTACGGCGTGGTGTCCTACTGGACGGCGTACCTCAAGGCCAACTACCCGACCGAGTACATGGCCGCCCTGCTGACCTCCACCCAGGACAACAAGGACCGGCTCGGCCTGTACCTCGGCGAGTGCCGCCACATGGGCATCACCGTGCTGCCGCCGGACGTGAACACCTCCGCGGCGGACTTCACCCCGGTGGGCCAGGACATCCGGTTCGGCCTGGCCGCGATCCGCAACGTCGGGGCACACGTGGTCCGGGCCATCATCGAGACCCGGGAGCAGAAGGGGGAGTTCACCTCCTTCACCGACTTCCTGGACAAGGTCCCGGCCGTCGTGTGCAACAAGCGCACGGTGGAGTCCCTGATCAAGGCCGGCGCGTTCGACTCCCTCGGGCACACCCGCCGGGCGCTGCTCGCCCGCCACGAGGAGGCCATCGACGCCGTCGTGGACGTCAAGCGGAACGAGGCGGTGGGCCAGTTCGACCTCTTCGCCGGCCTGGGCTCCGCCGACGGCGCCCCCTCCTTCACCGTGGAGGTCCCGGCCCTGCCCGAGTGGGACAAGAAGCAGAAGCTCACCTTCGAGCGGCAGATGCTCGGCCTGTACGTCTCCGACCACCCCCTCGCCGGGCTGGAGCACGTGCTCCAGCGCGCCGCGGACACCCAGATCGCCGCGCTGCTCGGGGACGAGGCCCGCCCGGACGGGGCGAGCGTGCACGTCGCCGGGCTGGTGACGTCCCTGCAGCGGAAGATGACCAAGAACGGCAACCCGTGGGCGATCGCCACCGTGGAGGACCTGACCGGGTCCATCGAGGTGCTGTTCTTCCCGCAGACCTTCGCCACCGTCTCCACGGCCCTGGTCGAGGACACCATCATCACCGTCCGGGGCCGGCTCAACCGCCGCGACGACGTCCCCGCCATCGCCGCCCAGGAGATGACCCTGCCGGACGTCTCCGACGCCGCCGGCGGGCCGGTGAGCCTGACCATGCACGAGACGCGGTGCACCGGCCCGGTGGTGGAGCAGCTGCGCTCGGTGCTCAGCAACCACCCCGGCACCTCCGAGGTCCGGTTGCGGCTGACCCGGGGCAACAAGGCCCAGGTGGTCCAGCTGGCCGACCGGTACCGGGTGGAGCCCAGCTCGGCGCTCTTCGGCGACCTCAAGGCCCTGCTCGGGCCGAGCTGCCTGGTGCACTGA
- a CDS encoding IS630 family transposase → MRDNDGRKLDHATLEQMRFRAVDAVEAGAHPEDVAKMLGMHAKTVYGWLARAREGGRDALKAKPVPGRPPKLDGSQLRRLYTLIVGTNPRQLQFDFELWTRAMVREVIRREFGVHLSEVSVGRLLRKLGLSPQRPLWRAWQADPEAVERWKAEEFPAIRAAAKAEGATVYFADEAGIRSDYHAGTTWAPVGRTPVVKATGARHSLNMISALTPAGKLRFATYTGSFTADQFISFCKKLLADTGRDGGGGVYLVVDGHSTHKAKKVKEFIASTDGRLKVFILPAYSPQLNPDEWVWKNVKHDRVGRTAPRTAEEFKSNVIAALHRLQKLPHLVRGFFADPDLRYITA, encoded by the coding sequence ATGCGCGACAACGACGGCCGGAAGCTGGACCACGCCACCTTGGAGCAGATGCGGTTCCGCGCGGTGGACGCGGTAGAGGCCGGGGCCCACCCGGAAGATGTCGCGAAGATGCTGGGGATGCACGCGAAAACGGTGTACGGGTGGTTGGCCAGAGCGCGTGAGGGTGGCCGGGATGCGTTGAAGGCCAAACCGGTCCCGGGTCGGCCACCAAAGCTGGACGGAAGCCAGCTGCGCCGGCTTTACACACTGATCGTCGGGACCAACCCGCGCCAGCTCCAGTTCGACTTCGAGCTGTGGACCCGGGCGATGGTGCGTGAGGTGATCCGGCGCGAGTTCGGGGTGCACCTGTCGGAGGTGTCCGTGGGCCGGTTGCTCAGGAAGCTCGGCCTGTCGCCCCAGCGCCCGCTGTGGCGGGCCTGGCAGGCCGACCCCGAGGCGGTGGAGCGGTGGAAGGCGGAGGAGTTCCCCGCGATCCGGGCGGCGGCCAAGGCCGAGGGCGCGACGGTGTACTTCGCGGACGAGGCCGGCATCCGCTCGGACTACCACGCCGGGACCACCTGGGCCCCGGTCGGGCGCACCCCGGTGGTCAAGGCCACCGGGGCCCGGCACTCCCTGAACATGATCTCCGCGCTCACCCCCGCCGGAAAGCTGCGGTTCGCCACCTACACCGGCTCCTTCACCGCCGACCAGTTCATCAGCTTCTGCAAGAAGCTGCTCGCCGACACCGGCCGCGACGGCGGCGGCGGGGTGTACCTGGTCGTCGACGGTCACTCCACCCACAAGGCCAAGAAGGTCAAGGAGTTCATCGCCTCCACCGACGGCCGGCTGAAGGTGTTCATCCTGCCCGCCTACTCACCACAGCTCAACCCCGACGAGTGGGTCTGGAAGAACGTCAAGCACGACCGCGTCGGGCGCACCGCCCCACGCACCGCCGAGGAGTTCAAGAGCAACGTCATCGCCGCGCTCCACCGCCTCCAGAAACTACCGCACCTGGTACGCGGGTTCTTCGCCGATCCAGATCTCCGCTACATCACCGCATAA
- a CDS encoding S66 peptidase family protein — MLASAQSCCRTLGELVRQDEAMTLRYPAALRPGDCIGITSPSSGVPADLRPRLNFSVQHLRDRGFDVVVGGCIDGEGVVSALARDRGAELTAMLTDPGIRAVVPPWGGELAVEVLPHVDWAAVRAADPTWVVGYSDISTLLLPLTTLTGTATVHGQNLLETPYRVPEPLRSWIDVVSLPPGEGFAQGPSTYHRADGFDRWQDDPTVTEFTLDTPGTWKLLDPHEQLNVTGRLIGGCIETVSILAGTPYGDLPSFVEDYAPEGVILYLEASGDVATDVARHLWRMRLAGWFDHANAVLVGRTRAPDGYGFTQLDAVRSALDGVDVPVVVDVDCGHVPPHLALVNGALAELTVDGDEKILRQRLI, encoded by the coding sequence GTGCTCGCCTCAGCCCAATCCTGTTGTCGGACGCTCGGCGAGCTAGTCCGACAGGATGAGGCCATGACGCTCCGTTATCCCGCCGCTTTGCGCCCTGGTGACTGCATAGGCATCACGTCGCCCTCGAGCGGGGTGCCGGCCGACCTGCGGCCCCGCCTGAACTTCTCCGTCCAGCACCTGCGCGACAGAGGGTTCGACGTCGTCGTCGGCGGCTGCATCGACGGTGAGGGTGTGGTCAGCGCCCTGGCACGAGACCGAGGGGCGGAGCTGACCGCCATGCTTACAGACCCCGGCATCCGCGCCGTTGTGCCGCCGTGGGGCGGCGAGCTGGCGGTCGAGGTGCTGCCGCATGTGGACTGGGCGGCCGTCCGCGCTGCCGACCCCACCTGGGTGGTGGGCTACTCCGACATCTCCACGCTCCTGCTGCCGCTGACCACGCTGACCGGTACCGCCACGGTCCACGGGCAGAACCTGCTGGAGACGCCGTACCGCGTGCCCGAGCCGCTCCGGTCGTGGATCGACGTCGTCTCGCTACCTCCCGGGGAGGGATTCGCCCAAGGGCCGTCGACGTACCACCGCGCTGACGGCTTCGACCGCTGGCAGGACGACCCCACCGTCACCGAATTCACTCTCGACACGCCCGGGACATGGAAGCTCCTCGACCCGCACGAGCAGCTCAACGTCACCGGACGCCTCATCGGCGGCTGCATCGAGACAGTGTCGATTCTCGCTGGCACCCCCTACGGTGACCTGCCGAGCTTCGTCGAGGACTATGCACCGGAGGGCGTCATTCTCTACCTGGAGGCCTCCGGCGACGTGGCCACCGACGTCGCGCGGCATCTGTGGCGAATGCGGCTGGCCGGCTGGTTCGACCACGCCAACGCCGTCCTTGTCGGACGGACCCGGGCTCCCGACGGCTACGGCTTCACCCAGCTTGACGCCGTCCGTAGCGCCCTCGATGGCGTCGACGTCCCTGTTGTGGTCGATGTCGACTGCGGCCACGTGCCCCCGCACCTGGCGCTCGTCAACGGCGCGTTGGCGGAACTGACTGTCGACGGTGACGAGAAGATCCTCCGCCAGAGGTTGATCTGA
- a CDS encoding AAA family ATPase, giving the protein MRPRPDVPVVGRSAPLAELAATWHDAVATGGRVMLVAGEAGMGKTTLVGAFADSLGDGADVVTGQCVAFAGEGMPYAAVVQVLREVIRLHGVDDVLGWAGVGGSSLGAVLPELGPDPGAADTQQLRLYEAITLVLEGAARRRPLLVVIEDLHWGDPATWHLLRFLSGAVTDAPLMILATYRDDELHRRHPLRPVLAELARQRRVGRLDLGPLDPDAVADLVTAIAGRSTARAVTAAIVRRGDGVPYLVAELARSAAEGVAMPGTLRDALLARVRGLSEGTQGVLRLASAAGTQFEHELLAEVADVPAAELDVALREAVDAVILVPDETGYRFRHALLHEVVHDELLPGEQARIHGRLADVVAERPELSGARGHDLVHHLFAAHRFEDAFAAALQRATDRATPHHEALALYTRALEVWDLVGEPAKVWGSHADILQGAAATAVWAGQPDRALTLIDAALHETGPGQDPEARARRLVIKAQALSALVRPGALEALEEAVALTSAERPTAVRAKTLEFHAAQLMLIGRYAEARDVADEAIAVATAIEAPAYRGSARTTRAIAVCALGDEERGLAEMQAARADSEVRPRTALRLWINWSDQLTLAGRFAEARDAALAGVEQARAKGLERSHGTMLLGNAAEPMLALGELAEASRLVARGLELSPPHNHLLQLRGLQAWIAVWEDRAAEAEEILVEFCPTIEGRTEQVQFEIALSMVDAWLRLLSPEPDPERAWRTTQRILRSPGRQSPARLWQTAYLSAAAWRARAGRTAAERDLLSAQTAAIPAALVAPTWRPLVAAELTDDATTWRAALDDPAVAAGPAQLRPLAAIRLAESLLRDGDRAAAAELLAEAAGSAGRMGFRVFVRRAEDVLDRAGLAGPRRRSSDPTELTAREREVLARLAEGRSNGEIAAELFISTKTASVHVSNILAKLQVSTRGEAAALAHTRPELLRRANRRQSSLSSVGRNGQS; this is encoded by the coding sequence GTGCGCCCCCGCCCCGACGTCCCGGTCGTGGGCCGCTCCGCCCCGCTCGCCGAGCTGGCCGCGACCTGGCACGACGCCGTCGCGACCGGCGGGCGCGTCATGCTCGTCGCCGGCGAGGCCGGCATGGGCAAGACGACGCTCGTCGGCGCCTTCGCCGACTCCCTGGGCGACGGCGCCGACGTCGTGACCGGCCAGTGCGTCGCGTTCGCCGGCGAGGGCATGCCGTACGCGGCGGTCGTCCAGGTCCTGCGGGAGGTCATCCGGCTGCACGGCGTGGACGACGTCCTCGGGTGGGCGGGGGTCGGCGGCTCCTCGCTCGGCGCCGTGCTGCCCGAGCTGGGGCCCGACCCGGGCGCCGCCGACACCCAGCAGCTGCGGCTGTACGAGGCGATCACCCTCGTCCTCGAGGGCGCGGCGCGGCGCCGGCCCCTCCTCGTCGTCATCGAGGACCTGCACTGGGGCGACCCCGCCACCTGGCACCTGCTGCGCTTCCTCAGCGGGGCGGTCACCGACGCCCCGCTGATGATCCTGGCCACCTACCGAGACGACGAGCTGCACCGGCGGCACCCGCTGCGCCCGGTCCTCGCCGAGCTGGCGCGCCAGCGCCGCGTCGGCCGGCTCGACCTGGGCCCGCTCGACCCCGACGCGGTGGCCGACCTCGTCACCGCAATCGCCGGACGGTCCACCGCGCGGGCGGTCACCGCGGCGATCGTCCGCCGCGGCGACGGCGTGCCGTACCTCGTCGCCGAGCTCGCGCGCTCCGCCGCCGAGGGCGTGGCCATGCCGGGTACCCTGCGTGACGCGCTGCTGGCCCGGGTGCGCGGGCTGAGCGAGGGGACCCAGGGCGTCCTGCGCCTCGCCTCGGCGGCCGGCACCCAGTTCGAGCACGAGCTCCTCGCCGAGGTCGCCGACGTGCCCGCGGCGGAGCTCGACGTCGCGCTGCGCGAGGCGGTCGACGCCGTCATCCTGGTCCCGGACGAGACCGGCTACCGGTTCCGGCACGCCCTGCTCCACGAGGTCGTCCACGACGAGCTGCTGCCCGGCGAGCAGGCGCGGATCCACGGCCGCCTCGCAGACGTCGTCGCGGAGCGTCCCGAGCTCTCCGGCGCCCGCGGTCACGACCTCGTCCACCACCTCTTCGCCGCCCACCGGTTCGAGGATGCGTTCGCCGCCGCCCTGCAGCGCGCCACCGACCGGGCCACGCCGCACCACGAGGCGCTCGCCCTCTACACGCGCGCCCTCGAGGTCTGGGACCTCGTCGGGGAGCCCGCCAAGGTCTGGGGCAGCCACGCCGACATCCTCCAGGGCGCGGCCGCCACCGCGGTCTGGGCGGGGCAGCCGGATCGTGCCCTCACCCTCATCGATGCGGCGCTGCACGAGACCGGGCCGGGCCAGGATCCCGAGGCCCGCGCCCGTCGCCTCGTCATCAAGGCTCAGGCCCTCAGCGCGCTGGTGCGGCCCGGCGCCCTCGAGGCGCTCGAGGAGGCGGTCGCGCTCACCTCCGCCGAGCGTCCCACCGCCGTGCGCGCCAAGACCCTGGAGTTCCACGCGGCCCAGCTCATGCTCATCGGTCGGTACGCCGAGGCGCGGGACGTCGCCGACGAGGCAATCGCCGTCGCGACGGCGATCGAGGCGCCCGCCTACCGGGGCAGCGCGCGGACCACCCGTGCCATCGCGGTCTGCGCGCTCGGCGATGAGGAGCGCGGCCTGGCCGAGATGCAGGCCGCCCGCGCCGACTCCGAGGTGCGACCCCGCACGGCGCTGCGCCTGTGGATCAACTGGTCGGACCAGCTCACGCTCGCGGGGCGGTTCGCCGAGGCGCGGGACGCGGCGCTGGCCGGGGTGGAGCAGGCCCGGGCGAAGGGCCTCGAGCGCTCCCACGGCACCATGCTCCTCGGCAACGCGGCGGAGCCGATGCTCGCCCTGGGCGAGCTCGCCGAGGCCTCCCGGCTGGTCGCTCGCGGCCTCGAGCTGAGTCCGCCGCACAACCACCTCCTCCAGCTGCGCGGGCTGCAGGCCTGGATCGCCGTCTGGGAGGACCGGGCGGCCGAGGCCGAGGAGATCCTCGTCGAGTTCTGCCCGACCATCGAGGGCCGCACGGAGCAGGTCCAGTTCGAGATCGCGCTGTCGATGGTCGACGCCTGGCTGCGCCTGCTCAGCCCTGAGCCGGACCCCGAGCGGGCTTGGCGCACCACGCAGCGGATCCTGCGCAGCCCCGGCCGGCAGTCACCCGCCCGGCTGTGGCAGACCGCCTACCTGTCGGCGGCCGCCTGGCGGGCCCGGGCCGGCCGGACAGCTGCCGAGCGCGACCTCCTGAGCGCGCAGACCGCCGCCATCCCGGCCGCCCTCGTCGCGCCGACGTGGCGGCCGCTGGTGGCGGCCGAGCTCACCGACGACGCGACCACGTGGCGAGCGGCGCTCGACGACCCCGCCGTGGCGGCCGGGCCTGCCCAGCTCCGGCCCCTCGCGGCGATCCGGCTCGCCGAGAGCCTCTTGCGCGACGGCGACCGCGCCGCGGCGGCGGAGCTGCTCGCGGAGGCGGCCGGGAGTGCTGGGCGGATGGGCTTCCGGGTCTTCGTCCGGCGGGCCGAGGACGTGCTGGACCGTGCCGGCCTGGCCGGGCCGCGCCGTCGCTCGAGCGACCCCACCGAGCTGACCGCGCGGGAGCGCGAGGTCCTCGCTCGCCTCGCCGAGGGTCGCTCCAACGGCGAGATCGCCGCGGAGCTGTTCATCAGCACGAAGACGGCGAGCGTCCACGTCTCCAACATCCTCGCCAAGCTCCAGGTCTCCACGCGGGGCGAGGCGGCGGCGCTGGCGCACACCCGGCCTGAGCTGCTCCGCCGCGCCAACCGCCGGCAATCGAGCCTCAGCTCTGTCGGCCGGAACGGGCAGAGCTAG
- a CDS encoding bifunctional 2-polyprenyl-6-hydroxyphenol methylase/3-demethylubiquinol 3-O-methyltransferase UbiG, whose amino-acid sequence MWGRYAEKFRRLIREGVDLGTEARFIDMLLPRASTILDVGCGTGSTVAHLRAAGHRAFGIDPDRSVLTVALENFEGVWYRRGSAADLTEPWLSAHRLPATYDAVTLLGNVVAFLPSGSAEDLATRVASMLRPGGVLVVGTTTTASGGVTINDLDRATQDASLVLRHRFADWHLTPHHDSPWSVSVYQNPSGALPFASPDGIFVLPD is encoded by the coding sequence GTGTGGGGACGCTATGCGGAGAAGTTCCGACGCCTAATTCGCGAGGGCGTAGACCTCGGGACGGAAGCGCGCTTCATCGACATGCTGCTGCCCAGAGCCAGCACGATCCTGGATGTCGGCTGCGGGACCGGCAGCACAGTGGCGCACCTGCGCGCGGCCGGCCACCGTGCGTTCGGTATCGACCCCGACCGATCGGTCCTGACCGTTGCACTCGAGAACTTTGAGGGCGTCTGGTATCGACGGGGCAGCGCCGCGGACCTCACTGAACCATGGTTGTCGGCACACCGGCTCCCGGCCACCTACGACGCGGTGACGCTCCTCGGCAACGTCGTGGCCTTCCTGCCCTCCGGGTCAGCGGAGGACCTCGCGACCCGAGTCGCGTCCATGCTCCGGCCGGGAGGGGTCCTCGTCGTCGGCACCACCACCACGGCGAGCGGCGGAGTCACCATCAACGATCTTGACCGGGCCACGCAGGACGCCAGCCTGGTTCTCCGGCACCGCTTCGCGGACTGGCACCTCACGCCGCATCACGACTCGCCCTGGTCGGTGTCCGTGTACCAGAACCCGAGCGGCGCCCTGCCCTTCGCCTCCCCCGACGGAATCTTCGTGCTCCCTGACTGA
- a CDS encoding RNA-binding S4 domain-containing protein translates to MRADDVPTVPTQGTIRLGQFLKLANLAESGAQARELVAGGEVSVDGEVETRRGRQLDRGAVVTVDLPAGPLSARVG, encoded by the coding sequence ATGCGCGCCGACGACGTCCCCACCGTGCCCACCCAGGGCACCATCCGGCTGGGCCAGTTCCTCAAGCTCGCGAACCTGGCGGAGTCCGGCGCGCAGGCCCGCGAGCTGGTGGCGGGCGGCGAGGTGAGCGTGGACGGGGAGGTCGAGACCCGGCGGGGCCGTCAGCTCGACCGCGGCGCGGTTGTCACCGTGGACCTACCCGCCGGCCCGCTCTCCGCCCGAGTGGGCTAG
- the hisD gene encoding histidinol dehydrogenase: MLKRIDLRGQTLSPVQLAATLPRAALDVESALEQIRPVLADVRERGAAALRDLGGRFDGVRPEHLRVPAEALADALDRLNPEVRAALEIAIAHNRAGHAAQLPRERSTEITGGGVVHQRWVPVRRVGLYVPGGLAVYPSSVVMNVVAAQVAGVEQLAVASPPQRELGGLPHPVILAACALLGVAEIYAVGGAQAVAMFAYGAHVENETDRADAAAAGGTGDVLCEPVDVVTGPGNVYVAAAKRAVMGTVGIDAEAGTTEIAVLADATADPVHVAVDLMSQAEHDPAAASVLITDSAELADAVDAEIAARVPTTKHAERMRTALTGPQSGTVLVTDLNQAVAVADAYGAEHLEVQTADAAAVADRIRNAGAIFVGPYSPVPLGDYLAGSNHVLPTGGTARFASGLNVTAFIRSVQVIEYDEAALKSLADPLRALATSEDLPAHAEAVDARFQ, encoded by the coding sequence GTGCTCAAGCGGATCGACCTGCGCGGACAGACCCTCAGCCCGGTGCAGCTCGCGGCCACCCTGCCGCGCGCCGCGCTCGACGTCGAGAGCGCGCTCGAGCAGATCCGGCCCGTCCTCGCCGACGTGCGCGAGCGGGGCGCTGCCGCGCTGCGCGACCTCGGCGGCCGGTTCGACGGCGTCCGCCCCGAGCACCTGCGCGTCCCCGCCGAGGCGCTGGCCGACGCCCTCGACCGGCTGAACCCGGAGGTGCGCGCGGCCCTGGAGATCGCGATCGCCCACAACCGGGCCGGGCACGCCGCCCAGCTGCCCCGTGAGAGGAGCACCGAGATCACCGGCGGCGGGGTGGTGCACCAGCGGTGGGTCCCCGTGCGCCGGGTGGGCCTGTACGTGCCGGGCGGGCTCGCCGTGTACCCCTCGAGCGTGGTGATGAACGTCGTGGCCGCACAGGTCGCCGGCGTCGAGCAGCTCGCGGTGGCCTCCCCGCCGCAGCGGGAGCTTGGCGGGCTGCCCCACCCGGTCATCCTCGCCGCGTGCGCCCTGCTCGGCGTCGCGGAGATCTACGCCGTCGGCGGGGCCCAGGCCGTGGCGATGTTCGCCTACGGGGCGCACGTCGAGAACGAGACCGACCGGGCCGACGCCGCCGCGGCCGGGGGCACCGGCGACGTCCTGTGCGAGCCGGTCGACGTCGTCACCGGGCCGGGCAACGTCTACGTCGCCGCCGCCAAGCGGGCCGTCATGGGCACCGTGGGCATCGACGCCGAGGCGGGCACCACCGAGATCGCCGTGCTGGCCGACGCCACCGCGGACCCGGTGCACGTGGCCGTGGACCTCATGTCGCAGGCCGAGCACGACCCGGCCGCGGCCTCCGTGCTCATCACCGACTCCGCCGAGCTGGCCGACGCCGTCGACGCCGAGATCGCCGCCCGCGTGCCGACGACGAAGCACGCCGAGCGGATGCGCACCGCCCTGACCGGCCCGCAGTCCGGGACCGTCCTGGTCACCGACCTCAACCAGGCGGTCGCCGTCGCCGACGCCTACGGCGCCGAGCACCTCGAGGTCCAGACGGCGGACGCCGCCGCCGTCGCCGACCGGATCCGCAACGCCGGCGCCATCTTCGTCGGCCCGTACTCCCCGGTCCCGCTCGGGGACTACCTCGCCGGCTCCAACCACGTCCTGCCCACCGGCGGGACCGCGCGGTTCGCCAGCGGGCTCAACGTCACAGCCTTCATCAGGTCCGTCCAGGTCATCGAGTACGACGAGGCGGCCCTGAAGTCCCTGGCCGACCCGCTGCGGGCGCTCGCCACGTCCGAGGACCTGCCGGCCCACGCCGAGGCGGTCGACGCGCGGTTCCAGTGA